CTCTGAACCAGTTTCTCCGCAAACTGGCCGGCAGGATCTGGCTGTGGATCGGGTGTTCCCTGGACCAGCCGTCGGGCAAATGGACCTGGGTCGACGGGTCAACCCTGAGCTACGCCAACTGGAGCGTCAGAGAGAGACAGCCGAGCGGCGGCCTTGACGAGATCTTCATGAGTATGAGTCCCAACGGCAAGTGGCACGATCATGACTCGGAGGATAAGCTGGGCTACATTTGCGAGTGGGATTACTGATGTACAAAAGACGGGCGCTCACAACATGCCCTGCCTACGCGGACCTCGACACCAGCAAGAGGGGTCACTCGAACTCGCCGATCAACAGCTTCTTTCTCATAACCGCGTTCTTGGTCACGGCCACAGCCGTGAGACGAGTCCTGCGGACTCAGGAATCCTCACCGCACGATCCCACCATTTAAGCCTTGCGGCACGATACTTGTGGCCAAGGCCTTGGCCATGATCCATAGGGCTTGCCGAAAGCCATAAAAGGTGGTCTCGCAGGGAGGCGAGGATTTAACGGTTCGAGTAGCGGGTCGCTCAGGTTTGGGCGACCCACCACAAGAGTTGGCCGCACCGGAGCTTCTGGCACACTCTCGCTTGGGTCAGTCGTCCGTGGTGGCCTTGGTCGATATAGGCCGAGAGGTGCCACATAACGACTGAAAAGGTTGGTGTGTATCGGAAGTATCATGGACCTGTTCCCGTGGATGAGTCAGGCGATCCATTGCCCAGGAGCGAGTAGCCGCGAAGGCAGACCTTCCGCTGGGCAGTGCGGTGGTTCGGCTCGGATGGGAAGCGGTACAGCAGGAGCTTCTGCAATCCCGGGCACGTGATCGGACCCATTCCCACCACAACAGGCTCACACAGCCGAACGTTGTGGTTGGAGCCGGCATCCGAGAGCGTGCGACCAGCCTTCTCGTGGGCAAGAACCGGGCTTGCAGGCCGATAATGTTCGGTTTGTGTGCTTGAAACGGTTCTGCACCATGGGGCGACTGACCCAAAGCCTGACCCACTCTGGCGACAAGATTCGCATGACACTCGACATACCTGCGTCCGTCGCGGTGGCTTCATGCGAAGAACCTCGACCCAAGCTGTTCCATCACCTGTTTGCGATGCTACCAGTCGGCCCTGCGGCTCGATTGCCACCGCTGTGATTCGGCCGACGTGTCCCTCCAGAATGACCTGCAGGGTCCAACTCTCCACATCCAGTACTGCGGGCGACGCATTCGTCAGCCACGACCAGCGTCCGACTGTCGGGCGAGAACGCGGCGGAACGGGGGTGGGGGTAGCAGTCAAAGTCGAATGGGATCGTCCAACGTGGCGCGTCGGGTGCATCGGCCATCCACAGCGCGCCGCTCCCGGGCGTCTCACTCCGCAGGAAAACACGCTGTCCGCAGGAAGACACGCAGAGGGCAGAATAGTCATCAGAACCGGTGTTGATCTGCCAAGCGAGACGTGGGTGCCATGACACGCCTGAAAGGGCGGCTCCTATCGTGCCGGTTGCATCAGTTGGCCGGATGGGTGTTCTCGAAGGTCTGCTCTGATGGGAACTGAGCGTGCGGTTGCTGTTCGGATGGCATCGCAATCGGCATGGGGACAGGCAACTCCTGAATTGTGGATGCGACCGCAATCCTGAATTCGGCCAGGCGCTGCCGAACCGCCTCCAGGTTCCAGACGGCGAGTTCGCCATTTGAGCGACCCTCCGCCAGGGCCGTGGCATCGGAAGACCATTCTAAGCTCCAGATATTGGTGTTTTCAGGGGGTAAGCTGAAGAGCACACGATCGGCTGCAAGATCATAGACCAGGAGACGGTTGGCGGGCCGGCGCGCAGCCAGCCAGCGGCCTTGCCCACTGACCGCCGTTAAACACTGGTCGAACTTCTCTGTAGTCGCGGCGATTTGTGAGCTGGAACACCAATCGTATGTCGCAATCGAGTTGTCTTGCCCGACAAACCGCAGCCAGTGCCCATCATACGTGAAATGGAGGGAGTAGACGGGGAATCGCACAGTCAGAGGTACACTCAGTGGCACCGGTTGATCCTCCAGAGTGGCCCGGTACAAACGGCCCTCATCGACAGCGAACACGAACTCATGCTCGGCTGGGTGAATCGCTACGTCTCGGACGGCGAGACCCTCGTGGGACGATACGATCGATGCCCGAAGTACACCTGAAGTGTGTTCGATGCGCCAGATCGCCAAGCCGTTGCTGCCCCCCACTGCCAAGTAGCGGCCAGACGGGCTAAATCGCACCCGCCATACCTGTGCCAGGAACTTCGGCTGGTCCAGAGCCTGAACGAACTGAGCCGTGTGAGCGTTCCAGAGCCGAACGTCACCAGCCCAATCACCGGACACGAGAAAGGGCGCTTCGGGGCTGAAGGAGAGACTCTGTATCGCTGCTCGGTGTCCCTCACACGTGCCCTCCAGTCTTCCCGATACCGTGTTCCAGATCTTCACGGTCATGTCTTTAGATGCCGAGGCCAAGTAGGCACCATCTGGACTGAAGGAGAGGCCAGTTATGCCCCCTTGATGCCCGCCAAAGATACGCCGCTCAGGGGTTCCACCTACGCTCCAGGCACGTCGAATCGCACCGCCGCCATCCAGGGCCAGCAAGACCGTACCATCCGCACTGAACTCGATATTCCTGCCTCCCTCTGGCAGGGAAGACTCCAGCTGGGCAAGCAACCGATTCGAGGTCAGTGACCACAGCTCGACCATTGGGCTATTACCGCTCGTTGCCAGCATTCGTCCCATCGGATGCACGGCTACTGAGTCGATCTTATCTCCCCGGACAAAACCATATCTGGACAGATCCGGCATCTGAAAAGCTGCCCATCCTTCTCCCCCTCCCACAACAAGGAACTGGTTGTCGGGGGTGAACTCCATGTCCTGTACATAGCTGACGGGCGAAGCTGTCGTAGCCGACTTCACACCATCATCATCCCATATCGAGATAGGTGCGCCACGAACGGCCGAGAGCCACGACGCCCCTGCGAGAAACCTCTCATTCGGAGACAAGGCCCAGACGAACCGGTCGGACTGCCGGTGCTCGGCGATGATACTACGAAACACCGCCGAAGGCAGACGATGCTGCACCCGGTCAACTTCAGGTGAGTCGAGCGGGTCAAGCCCCACGAAATCACTGAGGCAGCTCAGAATCTGCTCTTGGATCTCACCCATGTTCCGATCCGGAATATCCAGCGCGGCGGCCTCATGCAAGCTTGCCCATACTTCGCGGCGATAACCTGGTCGCCGGGCCACGCGAACCGCCGCGGCACGTTCAAGCAGCACCCGATGCAGGTCGGCCTGTGTTCGGGCCAACGATTTCTGGCGATCTTCGGCAACCTTCTGCTCTCGCCAGCTCATTTGGCGTTGCTGCGCATACATCATCCATGCAAGAGCGCAAGAAAACACCAGCATTACGACGAAGCTCACGCCGACAAGGACTGGCCCGAGGTGTCTTCGAAGTTGCTTTCGCAGAACATAGAGCGCGCTGTCCCGCTTGGCTTCGATCGGATCGCCGGCCAAGTAATGGCCGATGTCCCGGGCCAACTCCCCCGCGCTCTGGTAACGGCGCTCCCGTTCCTTGCTCAGGCACTTGAGGACGATGGTCTCGACTTCGTCGTTGATCTGACGGCGGATAGTACTCGGCTTGGCCGGCTCGGTCTTGATGATTCGGTCGAGTACGTCACGGATGTTGCCCACGACCTCGTAGGGGAACCGCCCCGTCAGCATCTGGTACACAATCACCCCCAGCGAGTAGACGTCGGTGCGGGTGTCGATCCTGCCGGGAATACCCTCAGCCTGCTCGGGCGAGGACCACGGCAGACTGCCTATGAACTGGCCGGTCACGGTCATCACAGAAGCCTCGGTCCCGGCGGCCATTTTGGCCAGGCCGAAATCCAGAACGTGCGGCTCGCCCTGGCTGTCGATCCGGATGTTACCCGGCTTGAGGTCCCGGTGGATCACGCCCTTCAGGTGCGCGGCGTTCACTGCCTCGCAGATCTTGGCAAACAGCTTCAGCGTCTCCTCGATGCTCCGCTTGCCGCTGGCCATCCAGACGTCCAGCGGCTGGCCGGAGATGTAGTCCATCACGAAATAGAACATCCCGCCCACGCTGCCGCTGTTGTGGATGGCCACGATATTCGGGTGGTTGAGCTGGCCGAGGACCTCCACCTCGCGATCAAAGCGGGCCTTATCCCTGGGGCCGGCAAATGGCCCCTCGCGCATCACTTTGATGGCCACCTTGCGTTTGGTGCCCTCCTGGACGGCCAGGTAGACGACGCCTTGCCCGCCACGATGGATCTCCCCGGCGATTTCATAGCCGGAGATGCGGTCCGCGAAAGCGCACGGCGAACTCGCGTCGCCGGAAACGGGCGAAGGCTCGGCCGGCAAGCTGAGCTCCTGCTCGAACGCAGCGTCGATCAGCCGTCGCTCCGGCGATGCGTCGGCTCGCGAGTCTATCGGTGGTTCGCTAGACATGGCTCCTCCCGGCGCGCGAGCACGTGGTGTGCGAAGACGACGAAGCCTCAAATGCCGAACTCGCCAACTGTGCAATCGTGCTGTCCTGAAGTGCCGAAGCTTCACCCTCCTGCGCAGATACTGACGCCGACCGGAGTGTGGGTGCTGGTTGGGTGGCTGGCCGAGAGGCTGGCGAATCTGCGGCTGGCTGGGTGCTCGGCTGCGTGGCCAAGCGGGCGTTGATTTCGGCCGAAGAGGACTTGAGCACGAGGTTCAGCGCCTGGTGGCGGAGCACATCGTCCATCGATGTGTCCTCCTCGATAGCCGTTGCGACCTTGGCCCAGTCACCGAGGCGATCACGCAGCGCGGCGACGATGGGCTTGGCTTTTTCCATCGCCGCGAGGGCGGCCTGCCGCTCAGCATAACGCTGGGCGTAGGGCACACTGTCCCAGAGCCGTACACTTGTACCGTCAGATGCCGTGATGAGGCTGCCATCTGGGCTGAAGGTGATCTCCCGTGCGTAGCCCGTATGACTGCGAAGCATAGCAACCTCTTTCCCCATGGTTGTATCCCACATCGTGGCGGTGTTGCTGTTTCCAGTTATCACGATCCGCCTCCCGTTTGGACTGTGGGTCACCTGCAGGATCTCAATGGCATGGCAGTCAAGCTTGGCTACCTCCGCCCAGGTAGCTGCGTGCCAGATTCTGGCTGTGCCATCGTCGGACCACGTCACGATCTGCGCCCCGTCCGGGCTGAACTCGGCTCCTCCCACCGTGTCGGTGTGTCCTCGGAGCACGGCCACCTCCGTCCCACTGACTGCGTCCCAGAGTCTGGCGGTCTTGTCGTCCGAACCCGTGACGATTAGCTTGCCATCTGGGCTATAGGCAACACACCTGAGATAGGAGGTGTGACCCCGAAGGGTGGTAACTTGATTTCCGGTAGGTGTATCCCATAACCTCGCGGTTGAGTCATCGCACAGCGTGACAATCCGCTGACCGTGCGGAGAGAAGGCGAAGCAATCTGTATTCCACGCATAGTCCCCAAGATTGGCCACCGCAGCTCCGGTGGCGGCGTCCCACAATCTGGCTGTGTAATCGTATGCCCGGGTGACGATGCGTGTGCCGTCCGGACTGAAAGCAACGGAGTCAATCCCCCCAGTATGACCCCGTAAGGTGGTCAGCTCGGCGCCTGTGGCCATATCCCACACCTTGGCCGTCTTGTCCATCGATCCCGTCACGATTCGTCTGCCGTCGAAGCTGACATCGATTGCACCGACCGCGTCGGCGTGGCCCCGCAGCGACGCTAACTCCGCTCTCGTAGCCATATCCCAAAGTCTGACTACACCATCGTCAGATGCGGTAATGATTCGTTCGCCGTGTGGCGTGAACACAACGTGGGAGATCCCTTTTACGTGTCCCCGGAGCGTGGCCGCCCCGGGCCAAGGTGTAGTGTCCCACAATCTGGCTGTGACGTCACTAGCCAGGGTGACGATCCTCTTGCCGTCCGGGCTGAACTTTCCGAACATGATTGCACCAGGATGGCCCAGGTAAGTGGTCAGCTCTGCCCCCGTGGCTGGGTCCCAAAGTCTGGCGGTGCCGTCCTCACATGCTGTAAGGATTTTCCCGCTGTCGGGACTAAACTCGACGACCTGAACTCTGTCGGTGTGCCCGTTGAGCATGACTAATTGGGCCCCGGTGGCCACGTCATAGACTCTCGTCGTGTAGTCTTCTCCAGAAGTCGTGATGACCTTCCTGCCATCAGGGCTGAAAGCGACGTACCAGACACGGCCGGAATGGCCGCGGAGCGTGGTGAGTTCGCCGCCGGTGGCGGTATCCCACAACTTGACGGCGTCTTCACCAGACCATGTCGCGACCTGTTTACCATCTGGGCTAAACCTCGCACGAGAAGCCTGGCCTGTACTTCCACGGAGCGCCAGCACCTCCGCCCCAGTCTCCGCGCTGCAGAGGCTAACTCCACTATCTCCGGAGTACGTGAAGACCAATGTGCCATCTGGGTTAAAAGATGTCGTACCCGGGTGGTCGTGGAAAGTCGTGACCTCCGTCCCTGTGGCGGTGTCCCATAGTCTGCTCATGGTTTCGTCAAAGCAATGCGTGAGAACACGCTTGCCATTTAGGCCAAAAGCAACATGGTCGACAGCATCGCTATGACCACTGAGCATCGCCACTTCAGCCCCAGTGGCCGCATCCCAGAGCCTCGCCGTGCGATCGTCAGATCCCGTGGCAATCAGCCTGCCATCCTGATCGAACACAACCGTCCAGACGGCATCGGTATGCCCGCGGAGCGTGGCGAGTTCGGCACCGGTAGCTGCATCCCACAACTTGGCCGTTTTATCCTGAGACCCCGTGACGATGCGCTTGCCGTCCGGGCTGAAGCTGGCGCACAGGACCTCCCTCGTGTGTCCGCAAAACCTGACTAACAAAACGCCGGTGGCGGCGTCCCATAACCTAGCCGAGCTGTCTTCAGACCTTGTGATGATCCATTTGCCATCGGGGCTGAAGTGAACGCAAGGAACCCAGGCGTTCCTGTGAATTGCGCGAATGCCTCGAATCGTTGTGATGCTTTGGTCACACATCGCAGCGAGATGGAACCACTCCCATTGCCGCAGGCTCTGTGGACACTGGTTCAAGCGCGTTTTAGCAGTGCCCACATCATCGGCCCGCAGCGCCGCATCCGCAGCTGCTATGTTGGCGATGTACGCCTGGAACTCAGCGGCTTGCCGTTGTCGATCAGCTTGGCCGCGCTCGCGGGCCGCTTTCTGCCAGAGAGTCGTCGATACAGCAAGCGACAGTGTAGTCAGGACGAAAAAGCTCCCCGCTATAGTCACCGGCACTCTGTACCGTCGCAGGCTCTTCTTAAGCACATATAGAGCGCTGTCCCGCTTGGCTTCGATCGGATCGCCGGCCAGGTAATGGCCGATGTCCCGGGCCAACTCCCCCGCGCTCTGGTAACGCCGCTCCCGTTCCTTGCTCAGGCACTTGAGGACGATGGTCTCGACTTCGTCGTTGATCTGACGGCGGATAGTACTCGGCTTGGCCGGCTCGGTCTTGATGATTCGGTCGAGTACGTCACGGATGTTGCCCACGACCTCGTAGGGGAACCGCCCCGTCAGCATCTGGTACACAATCACCCCCAGCGAGTAGACGTCGGTGCGGGTGTCGATCCTGCCGGGAATACCCTCAGCCTGCTCGGGCGAGGACCACGGCAGACTGCCTATGAACTGGCCGGTCACGGTCATCACAGAAGCCTCGGTCCCGGCGGCCATTTTGGCCAGGCCGAAATCCAGAACGTGCGGCTCGCCCTGGCTGTCGATCCGGATGTTACCCGGCTTGAGGTCCCGGTGGATCACGCCCTTCAGGTGCGCGGCGTTCACTGCCTCGCAGATCTTGGCAAACAGCTTCAGCGTCTCCTCGATGCTCCGCTTGCCGCTGGCCATCCAGACGTCCAGCGGCTGGCCGGAGATGTAGTCCATCACGAAATAGAACATCCCGCCCACGCTGCCGCTGTTGTGGATGGCCACGATATTCGGGTGGTTGAGCTGGCCGAGGACCTCCACCTCGCGATCAAAGCGGGCCTTATCCCTGGGGCCGGCAAATGGCCCCTCGCGCATCACTTTGATGGCCACCTTGCGTTTGGTGCCCTCCTGGACGGCCAGGTAGACGACGCCTTGCCCGCCACGATGGATCTCCCCGGCGATTTCATAGCCGGAGATGCGGTCCGCGAAAGCGCACGGCGAACTCGCGTCGCCGGAGACGGGCGAAGGCTCGGCCGGCGAGCTGAGCTCCTGCTCGAACGCAGCGTCGATCAGCCGTCGCTCCGGCGACCTTCCGCCATCCAGGTCTGAGGGTGGGTCCGTGGACATGTGTACACAGCAACCATACTGTCGCCTAGTCTCGGGGAGCTGCAGCCCCCCGGAGGCCAGGCTATGGTTCATCCTTCCCCAATCTCACGAGCGGAAAATGCGGCTTCCGCTCACGCGCAAAGGCTCACATGGTACTGAAATAAGCAGACGCCGAGCCCATGAGCTCCTGCAGCCGTGAATGGGCTCGGGCACGGAGCATGAACACCGCCCCCGGGCTTCGCCTCAGGGTGGCGGCCACATCGTTGATCGGCCGACCCTCCAGGTCATACAGCCGCACCACATCCGCGTAAGCCTCCGGAAGCTGCCCGATGGCGCGCTTGAGGTAAACCGCGTTCTCTTCACGACTTGCGCATCGGCTGGGTGTCGAAGTGCTCGCGGT
This genomic window from Phycisphaerae bacterium contains:
- a CDS encoding protein kinase — protein: MSSEPPIDSRADASPERRLIDAAFEQELSLPAEPSPVSGDASSPCAFADRISGYEIAGEIHRGGQGVVYLAVQEGTKRKVAIKVMREGPFAGPRDKARFDREVEVLGQLNHPNIVAIHNSGSVGGMFYFVMDYISGQPLDVWMASGKRSIEETLKLFAKICEAVNAAHLKGVIHRDLKPGNIRIDSQGEPHVLDFGLAKMAAGTEASVMTVTGQFIGSLPWSSPEQAEGIPGRIDTRTDVYSLGVIVYQMLTGRFPYEVVGNIRDVLDRIIKTEPAKPSTIRRQINDEVETIVLKCLSKERERRYQSAGELARDIGHYLAGDPIEAKRDSALYVLRKQLRRHLGPVLVGVSFVVMLVFSCALAWMMYAQQRQMSWREQKVAEDRQKSLARTQADLHRVLLERAAAVRVARRPGYRREVWASLHEAAALDIPDRNMGEIQEQILSCLSDFVGLDPLDSPEVDRVQHRLPSAVFRSIIAEHRQSDRFVWALSPNERFLAGASWLSAVRGAPISIWDDDGVKSATTASPVSYVQDMEFTPDNQFLVVGGGEGWAAFQMPDLSRYGFVRGDKIDSVAVHPMGRMLATSGNSPMVELWSLTSNRLLAQLESSLPEGGRNIEFSADGTVLLALDGGGAIRRAWSVGGTPERRIFGGHQGGITGLSFSPDGAYLASASKDMTVKIWNTVSGRLEGTCEGHRAAIQSLSFSPEAPFLVSGDWAGDVRLWNAHTAQFVQALDQPKFLAQVWRVRFSPSGRYLAVGGSNGLAIWRIEHTSGVLRASIVSSHEGLAVRDVAIHPAEHEFVFAVDEGRLYRATLEDQPVPLSVPLTVRFPVYSLHFTYDGHWLRFVGQDNSIATYDWCSSSQIAATTEKFDQCLTAVSGQGRWLAARRPANRLLVYDLAADRVLFSLPPENTNIWSLEWSSDATALAEGRSNGELAVWNLEAVRQRLAEFRIAVASTIQELPVPMPIAMPSEQQPHAQFPSEQTFENTHPAN
- a CDS encoding protein kinase; the encoded protein is MSTDPPSDLDGGRSPERRLIDAAFEQELSSPAEPSPVSGDASSPCAFADRISGYEIAGEIHRGGQGVVYLAVQEGTKRKVAIKVMREGPFAGPRDKARFDREVEVLGQLNHPNIVAIHNSGSVGGMFYFVMDYISGQPLDVWMASGKRSIEETLKLFAKICEAVNAAHLKGVIHRDLKPGNIRIDSQGEPHVLDFGLAKMAAGTEASVMTVTGQFIGSLPWSSPEQAEGIPGRIDTRTDVYSLGVIVYQMLTGRFPYEVVGNIRDVLDRIIKTEPAKPSTIRRQINDEVETIVLKCLSKERERRYQSAGELARDIGHYLAGDPIEAKRDSALYVLKKSLRRYRVPVTIAGSFFVLTTLSLAVSTTLWQKAARERGQADRQRQAAEFQAYIANIAAADAALRADDVGTAKTRLNQCPQSLRQWEWFHLAAMCDQSITTIRGIRAIHRNAWVPCVHFSPDGKWIITRSEDSSARLWDAATGVLLVRFCGHTREVLCASFSPDGKRIVTGSQDKTAKLWDAATGAELATLRGHTDAVWTVVFDQDGRLIATGSDDRTARLWDAATGAEVAMLSGHSDAVDHVAFGLNGKRVLTHCFDETMSRLWDTATGTEVTTFHDHPGTTSFNPDGTLVFTYSGDSGVSLCSAETGAEVLALRGSTGQASRARFSPDGKQVATWSGEDAVKLWDTATGGELTTLRGHSGRVWYVAFSPDGRKVITTSGEDYTTRVYDVATGAQLVMLNGHTDRVQVVEFSPDSGKILTACEDGTARLWDPATGAELTTYLGHPGAIMFGKFSPDGKRIVTLASDVTARLWDTTPWPGAATLRGHVKGISHVVFTPHGERIITASDDGVVRLWDMATRAELASLRGHADAVGAIDVSFDGRRIVTGSMDKTAKVWDMATGAELTTLRGHTGGIDSVAFSPDGTRIVTRAYDYTARLWDAATGAAVANLGDYAWNTDCFAFSPHGQRIVTLCDDSTARLWDTPTGNQVTTLRGHTSYLRCVAYSPDGKLIVTGSDDKTARLWDAVSGTEVAVLRGHTDTVGGAEFSPDGAQIVTWSDDGTARIWHAATWAEVAKLDCHAIEILQVTHSPNGRRIVITGNSNTATMWDTTMGKEVAMLRSHTGYAREITFSPDGSLITASDGTSVRLWDSVPYAQRYAERQAALAAMEKAKPIVAALRDRLGDWAKVATAIEEDTSMDDVLRHQALNLVLKSSSAEINARLATQPSTQPAADSPASRPATQPAPTLRSASVSAQEGEASALQDSTIAQLASSAFEASSSSHTTCSRAGRSHV